Proteins encoded together in one Stutzerimonas stutzeri window:
- a CDS encoding PA1414 family protein, with translation MKAWLNEMYWKLAVALGLIEPPRMQPIPVRARREQERRAQR, from the coding sequence ATGAAAGCATGGCTCAATGAAATGTATTGGAAGCTGGCGGTCGCTCTTGGCTTGATCGAACCGCCTCGTATGCAACCCATCCCCGTACGCGCCCGCCGCGAGCAGGAGCGTCGCGCCCAACGCTGA
- a CDS encoding glutathione S-transferase, producing MITVHHLNHSRSHRVLWMLEELELLYELKRYGRDPKTMLAPPELKAVHPLGKSPVITDGDLTLAESAAILEYLLERYANGRLMPAQGSADYRRFRYWMHYAEGSAMPPLLLKLVFDRVASGPMPFFIKPVARAIANGAHKAFIGPQLKTHLDYMEAELEKSPWFAGDSFSAADIQMSFPLEAARSRAGLDQSRPRLLAFLERIQQRPAYQRAVERGGPALPTA from the coding sequence ATGATCACCGTCCACCACCTGAACCATTCCCGCTCGCACCGCGTGCTCTGGATGCTGGAGGAACTGGAGCTGCTGTACGAGTTGAAGCGCTACGGGCGCGATCCGAAAACCATGCTCGCTCCGCCGGAACTGAAAGCCGTTCACCCGTTGGGCAAATCCCCCGTTATCACTGACGGTGACCTGACCCTGGCAGAGTCGGCTGCGATTCTCGAATACCTGCTGGAGCGCTACGCCAACGGTCGGCTGATGCCGGCCCAGGGAAGCGCCGACTACCGACGGTTTCGCTACTGGATGCATTACGCGGAAGGGTCGGCCATGCCGCCGCTTCTGCTGAAGCTGGTGTTCGACCGGGTCGCCAGCGGGCCGATGCCGTTTTTCATCAAGCCGGTAGCCCGTGCCATCGCCAACGGCGCGCACAAGGCGTTCATCGGTCCTCAACTGAAGACGCATCTGGACTATATGGAAGCGGAGCTGGAGAAATCCCCCTGGTTCGCAGGAGACAGCTTCAGCGCGGCGGATATTCAGATGAGCTTTCCGCTCGAGGCGGCACGCTCGAGAGCGGGGCTGGACCAGAGCCGCCCGCGCCTGTTGGCCTTTCTCGAACGCATACAGCAACGGCCCGCCTATCAACGAGCCGTCGAACGCGGCGGACCGGCCCTGCCCACCGCGTGA
- a CDS encoding vWA domain-containing protein has protein sequence MLLGLFNEMRAAKVPVSVRELLDLIDALKHRVVFADMDEFYFLARTVMVKDERHFDKFDRAFGAYFKGLENLDQHLEALIPEDWLRKEFERSLTDEERAQIQSLGGLDKLIEEFKKRLEEQKERHAGGNKWIGTGGTSPFGSGGYNPEGIRIGDAGKRQGKAVKVWDQREYKNLDDQVELGTRNIKIALRRLRKFARQGAADELDIDGTIDHTARDAGLLNIQMRPERRNAVKLLILFDIGGSMDAHVKVCEELFSACKTEFKHLEYFYFHNFIYESVWKNNFRRTSERTSTLDVLHKYGADYKVVFVGDAAMAPYEITQPGGSVEHWNEEAGYVWMQRFMEKYKKLIWINPYPKDTWGYTTSTGIVRELVEDRMYPLTLSGLEEGMKFLAK, from the coding sequence ATGCTGCTTGGCCTGTTCAACGAGATGCGCGCCGCCAAGGTGCCGGTATCGGTGCGCGAACTGCTGGATCTGATCGATGCGCTCAAGCACCGCGTCGTGTTCGCCGACATGGACGAGTTCTATTTCCTCGCGCGCACGGTGATGGTCAAGGACGAGCGCCACTTCGACAAGTTCGACCGGGCCTTCGGTGCCTACTTCAAGGGCCTGGAGAATCTCGACCAGCACCTCGAAGCGCTGATCCCCGAAGACTGGCTGCGCAAGGAGTTCGAGCGCAGCCTGACGGACGAGGAGCGTGCGCAGATCCAGTCCCTCGGCGGGCTGGACAAGCTGATCGAGGAGTTCAAGAAGCGTCTCGAAGAGCAGAAGGAACGCCATGCCGGCGGCAACAAGTGGATCGGTACCGGCGGTACCAGCCCGTTCGGCTCCGGCGGCTACAACCCCGAAGGCATCCGCATCGGCGATGCCGGCAAGCGCCAGGGCAAGGCTGTGAAGGTCTGGGACCAACGCGAATACAAGAACCTCGACGACCAGGTCGAACTCGGTACGCGCAACATCAAGATCGCCCTGCGCCGCCTGCGCAAGTTCGCCCGTCAGGGCGCGGCGGACGAACTGGACATCGACGGCACCATCGACCACACCGCGCGCGATGCTGGCCTGCTCAACATTCAGATGCGACCGGAGCGGCGCAACGCGGTGAAGCTGCTGATCCTGTTCGATATCGGCGGCTCGATGGACGCCCACGTTAAGGTCTGCGAGGAGCTGTTCTCTGCCTGCAAGACCGAGTTCAAGCACCTGGAATACTTCTACTTCCACAATTTCATCTACGAATCGGTGTGGAAGAACAACTTCCGCCGCACCTCGGAGCGCACCTCGACGCTGGATGTGCTGCACAAGTACGGCGCGGACTACAAGGTGGTGTTTGTCGGTGACGCGGCGATGGCGCCCTATGAGATCACCCAGCCGGGCGGCAGCGTCGAGCACTGGAACGAGGAAGCGGGCTACGTGTGGATGCAGCGCTTCATGGAGAAGTACAAGAAGCTCATCTGGATCAACCCCTATCCCAAGGATACCTGGGGCTACACCACCTCCACCGGGATCGTTCGCGAGCTGGTGGAAGACCGGATGTACCCGCTGACCCTCAGTGGGCTCGAGGAAGGGATGAAGTTCCTGGCCAAGTGA
- a CDS encoding tRNA-uridine aminocarboxypropyltransferase has product MSRPRCSRCHRPSLHCLCALIPSLGSRTQIVILQHLSEASHALNTARLAALGLRSAQLQIGERFDEVADAVPTYLLFPGEDAVPLSVVAHDDLPVRLIVPDGTWRKARKLLHLNPWLAALPRVALPEGLSSRYRLRKAPMPGALSTIEAIVAALNTLEAPERYDDLLRPFEALIEGQIDAMGADVYRRNHGGL; this is encoded by the coding sequence ATGTCCCGACCACGCTGCTCCCGCTGCCACCGCCCGTCGCTGCACTGCCTGTGCGCATTGATTCCGTCTCTGGGAAGCCGCACGCAGATCGTCATCCTGCAGCACCTCAGCGAAGCGAGCCATGCGCTGAATACTGCGCGCCTGGCGGCGTTGGGCTTGCGCAGCGCGCAGTTGCAGATCGGCGAGCGTTTCGATGAGGTCGCTGATGCAGTGCCGACCTATCTGCTCTTTCCGGGCGAGGACGCCGTGCCGCTGTCAGTCGTCGCCCACGATGACTTGCCGGTGCGCCTGATCGTGCCGGACGGCACCTGGCGCAAGGCGCGCAAGCTCCTGCACCTCAATCCCTGGCTCGCAGCGCTACCGCGGGTCGCGCTACCGGAGGGGCTGTCCTCGCGCTATCGGTTGCGCAAGGCACCTATGCCCGGTGCGCTGTCCACCATCGAGGCCATCGTCGCCGCCTTGAACACCCTCGAGGCGCCCGAGCGGTACGATGACCTTCTGCGACCGTTCGAGGCACTGATCGAAGGGCAGATCGACGCGATGGGGGCGGATGTCTACCGGCGCAATCACGGTGGTTTATGA
- the cysK gene encoding cysteine synthase A, with protein sequence MSRIYADNARSIGNTPLVMINRLGPKGVSIMAKIEGRNPAYSVKCRIGAGMIWDAEDSGRIKPGMTLVEPTSGNTGIGLAFVAAARGYKLMLTMPASMSLERRKVLKALGAELVLTEPAKGMKGAIEKAAEIAASNPEQYYMPQQFENPSNPAIHEKTTGPEIWNDTDGGIDVLVAGVGTGGTITGVSRYIKNTKGKQILSVAVEPASSPVISQTLAGEEVKPSPHKIQGIGAGFVPKNLDLSMVDRVELVDDDEAKQMALRLMREEGILCGISCGAAMAAAVRLAERPEMQGKNIVVILPDSGERYLSSMLFSDMFSEQELVQ encoded by the coding sequence ATGAGTCGCATATACGCAGACAACGCACGCTCCATCGGCAACACCCCGCTGGTCATGATCAATCGTCTCGGGCCGAAGGGCGTGAGCATCATGGCCAAGATCGAGGGGCGCAATCCGGCCTATTCGGTGAAGTGTCGGATCGGCGCAGGGATGATCTGGGACGCCGAAGACAGCGGCCGGATCAAGCCCGGCATGACGCTGGTCGAGCCTACCTCGGGCAACACCGGGATCGGCCTGGCATTCGTCGCCGCCGCGCGCGGTTACAAACTGATGCTGACCATGCCGGCTTCGATGAGCCTGGAGCGACGCAAGGTGCTCAAGGCGCTCGGCGCCGAACTGGTACTCACCGAGCCGGCCAAGGGCATGAAGGGCGCTATCGAGAAGGCTGCGGAGATCGCCGCCTCGAACCCGGAGCAGTACTACATGCCCCAGCAGTTCGAGAATCCGTCCAATCCGGCGATTCACGAAAAGACCACCGGGCCGGAAATCTGGAATGACACCGATGGCGGCATCGATGTGCTGGTGGCTGGCGTCGGCACAGGGGGCACCATCACCGGCGTGTCGCGCTATATCAAGAACACCAAGGGCAAGCAGATCCTGAGCGTTGCCGTGGAGCCCGCCAGCTCCCCGGTGATCAGCCAGACGCTGGCCGGTGAAGAGGTGAAGCCCAGCCCGCACAAAATCCAGGGCATCGGTGCCGGCTTCGTACCGAAGAACCTCGACCTGTCGATGGTCGACCGCGTCGAGCTGGTCGATGACGACGAGGCCAAGCAGATGGCGCTGCGACTGATGCGCGAAGAGGGCATTCTGTGCGGCATCTCCTGCGGAGCGGCGATGGCGGCGGCGGTACGGCTGGCCGAACGGCCGGAAATGCAGGGCAAGAATATCGTCGTGATCCTGCCGGACTCCGGCGAGCGCTACCTGTCCAGCATGCTGTTCAGCGACATGTTCAGCGAGCAGGAACTGGTGCAGTAA
- a CDS encoding DUF748 domain-containing protein: MTRRLLPLWILLALGLLLILLHLALPHLVRNFLNEKMADMGDYQGHVEDVDLVWWRGAYRVEGLLIEKKDKRVQAPLFKAPSIDIAISWDAILRHREIVGEVVFKQPHLNFVDGGDSGDSQSGEGVDWRDQLDALVPITLNEIRVVDGQLSFRNFSSDPQVHVYASDIQASLYNLTNTDDADGTRTATFEGTGKLFNQAPIEATARFDPFTDWEDFEVNLRVTGVPLKQLNDLSRAYGKFDFAGGTGDLVVEVEASNSQLDGYIKPLLRNVDIFDYEQDVANEDKGFFRGLWEAVVGGGQEVLKNQRKDQFATRVELSGTTKETDVSPFQAFVAILRNAFVEAFTARFERALDEEE; encoded by the coding sequence ATGACTCGCCGCCTGCTTCCCCTGTGGATCCTGCTAGCGCTCGGCCTGCTGCTGATCCTGCTGCATCTCGCCCTGCCGCACCTGGTGCGCAACTTCCTGAACGAGAAGATGGCCGACATGGGGGACTATCAGGGCCATGTCGAGGATGTCGACCTGGTCTGGTGGCGTGGCGCCTACCGGGTCGAAGGCCTGCTGATCGAAAAGAAGGACAAGCGGGTGCAAGCCCCCCTGTTCAAGGCGCCGAGCATCGATATCGCCATCAGCTGGGACGCGATCCTGCGCCACCGCGAAATCGTCGGCGAGGTCGTCTTCAAACAGCCACACCTGAACTTCGTCGATGGCGGCGACAGTGGCGACTCGCAGAGCGGCGAAGGGGTCGACTGGCGCGACCAGCTCGATGCGCTGGTGCCCATCACGCTCAACGAGATTCGCGTAGTGGACGGTCAGCTGTCGTTCCGCAATTTTTCCTCCGACCCGCAGGTGCACGTGTATGCCAGCGACATCCAGGCGAGCCTGTACAACCTGACCAACACCGACGATGCCGACGGCACTCGCACGGCTACCTTCGAGGGCACCGGCAAGCTGTTCAATCAGGCGCCGATCGAGGCGACCGCGCGCTTCGACCCGTTCACCGACTGGGAAGACTTCGAGGTGAATCTGCGCGTGACAGGGGTGCCGCTCAAGCAGCTGAACGACCTCAGCCGGGCCTATGGCAAGTTCGATTTCGCCGGCGGCACCGGCGACCTGGTGGTCGAAGTCGAGGCCAGCAACAGCCAGCTCGACGGCTATATCAAACCGCTGCTGCGCAACGTCGACATCTTCGACTACGAGCAGGACGTGGCCAACGAGGACAAGGGTTTCTTCCGCGGCCTGTGGGAGGCGGTCGTCGGCGGCGGCCAGGAAGTGCTGAAAAACCAGCGCAAGGACCAGTTCGCCACCCGCGTCGAGCTGTCCGGCACGACCAAGGAAACGGACGTCAGCCCGTTCCAGGCGTTCGTCGCGATCCTGCGCAATGCCTTCGTCGAGGCCTTCACCGCCCGCTTCGAACGCGCGCTGGACGAGGAGGAATGA
- the aceK gene encoding bifunctional isocitrate dehydrogenase kinase/phosphatase has product MVQHELAAEIARQILLGFDDYREHFRLITEGARARFEQAQWQEAQRASAARISLYEEKVGETRRRLLASFDHADLLQVEAWPQIKSAYIELINPRFDDELSETWYNSIFCGLFSHDCISDGTMFIHTTRPAVRAHERLAQTRRYRPNGDLRGMLEQILRDYAFSVPYCDLPGDLQRLQTQLCETLPDWVCKDPELTVEVFVSVLYRNKGAYLIGRIFTCDEQWPLAIPLLHRDGQGIVADALITDEAEVSIIFSFTRSYFMVEVPIPAEFVGFLKRILPGKHIAELYSSIGFYKHGKSEFYRALIDHLANTDDRFVMAPGVRGMVMTVFTLPGFNTVFKLIKDRFSPIKSVNRANVIEKYRLVKSVDRVGRMADTQEFADFRFPKAKFEPECLAELLEVAPSTVEVQGDTVLVRHCWTERRMTPLNLYLENASEQQVREALEDYGLAIKQLAAANIFPGDMLLKNFGVTRHGRVVFYDYDEISFLTEVNFRHIPPPRYPEDEMASEPWYSVGPNDVFPEEFPRFLFADLGQRRLFASLHGELYDADYWKGLQDAIRQGKVIDVFPYRRKADRN; this is encoded by the coding sequence ATGGTGCAGCACGAACTGGCCGCGGAAATCGCGCGGCAGATTCTCCTCGGCTTCGACGATTATCGAGAGCATTTCCGTCTGATCACCGAAGGCGCGCGGGCGCGCTTCGAGCAGGCGCAGTGGCAGGAAGCCCAGCGCGCCTCCGCGGCGCGGATCAGTCTCTACGAGGAGAAGGTGGGGGAAACCCGGCGCCGTTTGCTGGCCAGCTTCGATCATGCCGACCTGCTCCAGGTCGAGGCCTGGCCGCAGATCAAGAGTGCCTACATCGAGCTGATCAACCCGCGCTTCGACGATGAACTGTCGGAAACCTGGTACAACTCGATCTTCTGCGGGCTGTTCAGCCACGACTGCATCAGCGACGGCACCATGTTCATCCATACCACCCGGCCTGCGGTGCGTGCTCATGAGCGGCTGGCGCAGACGCGTCGCTACCGCCCGAACGGTGATCTGCGCGGGATGCTGGAGCAGATCCTGCGCGACTATGCGTTCTCGGTGCCGTACTGCGATCTGCCGGGTGATCTTCAACGGTTGCAGACGCAGCTCTGCGAGACGCTGCCTGACTGGGTCTGCAAGGACCCCGAGCTGACCGTCGAGGTGTTCGTGTCGGTGCTCTATCGCAACAAGGGCGCGTATCTGATCGGGCGCATCTTTACCTGCGACGAGCAGTGGCCATTGGCGATTCCGCTGTTGCATCGCGATGGTCAGGGCATCGTGGCCGATGCGCTGATCACGGACGAGGCGGAGGTGTCGATTATCTTTTCCTTCACTCGCTCCTACTTCATGGTCGAGGTGCCGATCCCTGCCGAGTTCGTCGGCTTTCTCAAGCGCATCCTGCCCGGCAAGCACATCGCCGAGCTGTACAGCTCGATCGGCTTTTACAAGCATGGCAAGTCCGAGTTCTACCGCGCACTGATCGACCACCTGGCCAATACCGATGACCGTTTCGTCATGGCGCCTGGGGTGCGCGGCATGGTGATGACGGTGTTCACGCTGCCCGGCTTCAACACGGTGTTCAAGCTGATCAAGGATCGTTTCTCGCCGATCAAGAGCGTCAACCGCGCCAACGTGATCGAGAAGTACCGGCTGGTGAAAAGCGTCGATCGGGTAGGGCGTATGGCCGATACCCAGGAGTTCGCGGACTTCCGTTTCCCCAAAGCCAAGTTCGAGCCTGAATGCCTGGCCGAACTGCTGGAAGTCGCGCCATCGACGGTGGAGGTGCAGGGCGACACCGTGCTGGTGCGGCATTGCTGGACCGAGCGGCGCATGACGCCGCTGAACCTTTATCTGGAAAACGCCAGTGAACAGCAGGTACGCGAGGCGTTGGAAGACTACGGCCTGGCCATCAAGCAGCTGGCGGCAGCCAATATATTTCCCGGCGACATGCTGCTGAAGAACTTCGGCGTCACCCGCCATGGTCGGGTGGTGTTCTACGATTACGATGAGATCAGCTTTCTCACCGAGGTGAATTTCCGCCACATACCGCCGCCGCGCTACCCGGAGGACGAAATGGCGTCCGAGCCCTGGTATTCGGTGGGGCCGAATGACGTCTTTCCCGAGGAGTTTCCACGCTTTCTGTTTGCCGATCTCGGCCAGCGTCGACTCTTCGCCAGCCTGCACGGGGAGCTCTACGACGCCGATTACTGGAAGGGGCTGCAGGATGCCATCCGCCAGGGCAAGGTGATCGACGTCTTTCCCTATCGGCGCAAGGCCGACCGCAACTGA
- a CDS encoding GFA family protein, with product MQTHTGSCLCGVVRYRIDAPIDALTHCHCKMCRKAHGAAFATYASVPLDAFHFMSGKDQLGVYHSSEHVTRTFCIRCGANLLFVDNREHEVGVAAGTLDSPLPEPPQSHIYVDSKADWYAIRDGMPQHNGDSPR from the coding sequence ATGCAAACGCATACCGGTAGTTGCCTGTGTGGCGTCGTGCGCTATCGCATCGACGCCCCCATCGACGCACTGACCCACTGCCACTGCAAGATGTGCCGCAAGGCCCATGGCGCCGCCTTCGCCACCTATGCGAGCGTGCCGCTGGATGCCTTCCACTTCATGTCCGGCAAGGATCAGCTCGGCGTCTACCATTCCTCCGAGCACGTCACGCGCACCTTCTGCATTCGCTGCGGTGCCAATCTGCTGTTCGTCGACAACCGCGAACATGAGGTCGGCGTCGCCGCCGGCACCCTCGACTCACCGCTGCCAGAGCCGCCGCAATCGCATATCTACGTCGACTCGAAGGCCGACTGGTATGCGATTCGCGACGGGATGCCCCAACACAACGGCGACAGCCCACGCTGA
- a CDS encoding DUF2937 family protein, with the protein MLRSYLRLTLFAFGLLVGIQVPGFIEAYAQHVEARRLEAQQGLQGFQQTAQRFFGGDLDALVQHYQDSDDPVFQSDAQSVEQLVSRARMLEREWQAMQGPWYARAAHVLLGAQRSLREQVWSSYRFQVLLAPEAIAWGLSCALLLAWLVESLLLAASFPLRSRARRYRPYR; encoded by the coding sequence GTGTTGAGGAGTTATCTGCGTCTGACCCTGTTCGCCTTCGGCCTGCTGGTCGGCATCCAGGTGCCGGGATTCATCGAGGCCTATGCGCAGCATGTCGAGGCGCGACGGCTGGAGGCTCAGCAGGGCCTGCAGGGCTTTCAGCAGACGGCGCAGCGCTTCTTCGGCGGCGATCTGGATGCCCTGGTGCAGCATTATCAGGACAGCGACGACCCGGTGTTCCAGAGCGATGCGCAGAGCGTGGAGCAGCTGGTAAGCCGGGCGCGGATGCTGGAGCGCGAATGGCAGGCGATGCAGGGGCCGTGGTACGCACGGGCCGCGCACGTCTTGCTTGGTGCACAGCGCAGTCTGCGCGAGCAGGTCTGGAGCAGCTACCGCTTCCAGGTCCTGTTGGCGCCCGAGGCCATCGCTTGGGGCCTGAGCTGTGCGTTGCTCCTGGCCTGGCTGGTGGAGAGCCTGTTGCTGGCCGCCAGTTTCCCGCTTCGCTCGCGGGCGCGACGCTACCGGCCGTATCGCTGA
- a CDS encoding class II glutamine amidotransferase: protein MCELLGMSANVPTDIVFSFTGLMQRGGKTGPHKDGWGIAFYEGRGLRLFQDPVASCESEVAKMVQRYLIKSEVVIGHIRHANVGKVSLVNTHPFVRELWGQHWCFAHNGQLADFEPPKGIYRPVGDTDSERAFCDLLNRIRLDFPDRCPPDNLLPVLLGACVEYRRKGVFNCLLSNGEWLFSFCSTKLAEITRRAPFGPAQLRDAELTVNFHAETTPDDVVTVLATEPLTNNEQWTLHEPGQWSLWRLGECIARGRVAEC from the coding sequence ATGTGCGAGCTGCTTGGCATGAGCGCCAACGTGCCCACCGATATCGTGTTCAGCTTCACCGGCCTCATGCAGAGAGGCGGCAAGACCGGGCCGCACAAGGACGGCTGGGGCATCGCCTTCTATGAAGGTCGCGGCCTGCGCCTGTTCCAGGACCCGGTCGCCAGTTGCGAGTCCGAAGTGGCGAAGATGGTGCAACGCTACCTCATCAAGAGCGAAGTGGTGATCGGCCACATCCGCCACGCCAATGTGGGCAAGGTTTCGCTGGTCAATACCCATCCTTTCGTTCGCGAGCTGTGGGGGCAGCACTGGTGCTTCGCGCACAACGGCCAGCTCGCCGACTTCGAGCCGCCTAAGGGCATCTACCGCCCGGTTGGCGACACCGACAGCGAGCGCGCCTTCTGCGACCTGCTGAACCGCATCCGCCTGGATTTCCCGGACCGCTGCCCACCGGACAACCTGCTGCCGGTTCTGCTTGGCGCCTGCGTCGAATACCGCCGCAAGGGAGTCTTCAACTGCCTGCTGAGCAATGGCGAATGGCTGTTCAGCTTCTGCAGCACCAAGCTCGCCGAGATCACCCGGCGCGCGCCGTTCGGGCCGGCGCAGCTGAGGGACGCCGAGCTGACGGTGAACTTCCATGCCGAAACCACACCGGACGACGTGGTCACCGTCCTGGCCACCGAGCCGCTGACGAACAACGAACAATGGACGCTGCACGAGCCCGGCCAGTGGAGTCTATGGCGCCTCGGCGAGTGTATCGCTCGGGGGAGGGTGGCCGAGTGTTGA
- a CDS encoding YbaN family protein has translation MAHRDIRQHRNPVIRMTLLTVGWLAVALGVIGIFLPVLPTTPFLLLAAACFVRSSRRFYGWLVDHPHLGPWFRDYLEGNGIPLKGKVYAIATMWISISVSCWLVPFVWARVGMLLSATLVTLYILRQKTLAVAKQPEPR, from the coding sequence ATGGCCCATCGCGACATTCGGCAGCACCGCAATCCGGTCATCCGCATGACGCTGCTCACGGTAGGCTGGCTCGCCGTGGCGCTGGGCGTGATCGGCATCTTCCTGCCCGTGCTGCCAACCACTCCCTTCCTGCTGCTGGCCGCTGCCTGCTTCGTGCGCAGCTCGCGGCGGTTCTACGGCTGGCTGGTCGATCACCCGCATCTCGGGCCATGGTTTCGCGATTACCTCGAAGGCAACGGCATCCCACTCAAGGGCAAGGTCTACGCCATTGCAACGATGTGGATCAGCATCAGCGTCTCCTGCTGGCTGGTCCCGTTTGTCTGGGCACGCGTCGGTATGCTGCTGAGCGCGACACTGGTGACGTTGTACATCCTCAGGCAGAAAACCCTGGCGGTCGCCAAGCAGCCCGAGCCGCGCTAA
- a CDS encoding DMT family transporter — protein MRPLDLLRLLGLAAIWGASFLFLRIIAPVLGTFPTAFFRVLLATVGLMAILALMRTRWDFHGKLGLCLVLGAINSGVPFVLYSVAAQLLPAGYSAIFNATTPMMGVLIGALFFAEELTLAKIVGVLSGLGGVALLMRIGPVPFDTEVLLGALACLGATACYGVGGFLTRRWINQQGDSLNSEVVAFGSQAGATLCLLPLFVLSVLNAPPVSWGDQTVWLSLLGLGLVCTAFAYILYFRLLADIGPVKTLTVTFLIPPFGVLWGVLLLDEPLSWAYVQGGALIALALWLILRPTPPAQPQADLRRG, from the coding sequence ATGCGACCGCTTGACCTGCTTCGCCTGCTCGGCCTTGCCGCCATCTGGGGCGCGAGCTTTCTGTTCCTGCGCATCATCGCCCCCGTACTCGGGACCTTTCCCACCGCCTTCTTTCGCGTACTGCTGGCGACCGTCGGCCTGATGGCGATCCTGGCTCTGATGCGCACACGCTGGGACTTCCACGGCAAGCTCGGCCTGTGCCTGGTGCTCGGCGCGATCAACTCCGGCGTGCCGTTCGTGCTGTACTCGGTGGCCGCGCAGCTGCTGCCGGCTGGCTATTCGGCCATTTTCAACGCCACCACGCCGATGATGGGCGTGCTGATCGGCGCCCTGTTCTTTGCCGAGGAGCTGACGCTGGCCAAGATCGTTGGTGTGCTCAGCGGACTCGGCGGTGTTGCCCTGCTGATGCGCATCGGCCCGGTGCCCTTCGACACGGAGGTGCTGCTCGGTGCGCTGGCGTGCCTGGGCGCGACGGCCTGCTATGGCGTAGGCGGCTTCCTTACCCGCCGCTGGATCAACCAGCAGGGCGACAGTCTGAACAGCGAGGTGGTGGCATTCGGCAGCCAGGCAGGGGCAACGCTTTGCCTGCTGCCACTGTTCGTTCTTTCCGTGCTGAACGCACCGCCGGTGAGCTGGGGCGACCAGACCGTCTGGCTCAGCCTGCTGGGGCTCGGACTGGTCTGCACGGCGTTCGCCTACATCCTGTACTTTCGCCTGCTGGCGGACATCGGCCCGGTCAAGACGCTGACCGTGACCTTCCTGATCCCGCCATTCGGCGTGCTGTGGGGCGTGCTGTTGCTCGATGAACCGCTGTCCTGGGCCTATGTCCAGGGCGGTGCACTGATCGCACTGGCGTTGTGGCTGATCCTGCGACCAACGCCGCCAGCCCAGCCACAGGCGGACCTGCGACGCGGCTGA
- a CDS encoding AAA family ATPase: MKFEGTQSYVATDDLKLAVNAAITLQRPLLVKGEPGTGKTMLAEQLAESFGAKLITWHIKSTTKAHQGLYEYDAVSRLRDSQLGVDKVHDVKNYIKKGKLWEAFESEERVILLIDEIDKADIEFPNDLLQELDKMEFYVYETNETIKATQRPIIIITSNNEKELPDAFLRRCFFHYIAFPDRETLQKIVDVHYPGIKQSLVSEALDVFFDVRKVPGLKKKPSTSELVDWLKLLMADNIGEAVLRERDPTRAIPPLAGALVKNEQDVMLLERLAFMSRRANSR, from the coding sequence ATGAAATTCGAAGGCACCCAGTCCTACGTCGCCACCGACGACCTGAAACTCGCGGTCAACGCCGCCATCACCCTGCAGCGCCCCCTGCTGGTAAAGGGCGAACCGGGCACCGGCAAGACCATGCTGGCCGAGCAGCTGGCCGAATCCTTCGGCGCCAAACTCATCACCTGGCACATCAAGTCCACCACCAAGGCCCACCAGGGCCTCTACGAATACGACGCGGTCAGCCGGCTGCGTGATTCGCAGCTGGGTGTGGACAAGGTCCACGACGTGAAGAACTACATCAAGAAGGGCAAGCTGTGGGAGGCTTTCGAAAGCGAGGAGCGGGTCATCCTGCTGATCGACGAGATCGACAAGGCCGACATCGAGTTTCCCAACGACCTGTTGCAGGAACTCGACAAGATGGAGTTCTACGTCTACGAGACCAACGAAACCATCAAGGCAACGCAGCGGCCGATCATCATCATCACCTCCAACAACGAGAAGGAACTGCCGGACGCCTTCCTGCGCCGCTGCTTCTTCCACTACATCGCCTTTCCGGACCGCGAGACGCTGCAGAAGATCGTCGACGTGCACTATCCGGGCATCAAACAGTCGCTGGTCAGCGAAGCCCTGGACGTGTTCTTCGACGTGCGCAAGGTGCCGGGCCTGAAGAAGAAACCCTCGACTTCCGAGCTGGTCGACTGGCTGAAGCTGCTGATGGCCGACAACATCGGCGAAGCCGTGCTGCGCGAGCGCGACCCGACCCGTGCGATCCCGCCGCTGGCCGGTGCGCTGGTCAAGAACGAGCAGGACGTGATGCTGCTCGAGCGTCTAGCCTTCATGAGCCGACGCGCCAACAGCCGCTGA